From Pseudanabaena sp. PCC 6802, one genomic window encodes:
- a CDS encoding ABC transporter ATP-binding protein, with protein MTRSRSSGRVGIRAVIANLPRLLQLVWAASPRWLVLSLTLTLVDAVMPAVQLYVTKLIVDRVVIYIGLNTGSNATSSLDWSSLVSLVGLAFILRLWQDTLQQVNSYATQVLSDRFALYANGVLLRQAMRLDLAHYELPEFYDILSRAQQSGSNYPLRVLNTLTNLIGQCAGFIGLLALLLRFSPLVMLLLFLSAIPTFWVGVDFSSRRFWMLRHQTPSKRLADYFGDVLTEQEYAKEVRQFNLGDYLVKQYEEIRDRFNQESRSLAGKQGQAKLAIGVLASSGFYGAYGLVIYQAVRGAITVGDLTMYAGAFQQAQTTLQGILTNIALIYEYNLYVSQYFEFLNLQPQVVECPSPQAFPTPIRRGLAIEDVSFTYPGASEPTLRHINLTVKPNECIALVGANGSGKTTLLKLLARFYDIDAGKIAIDGIPLSEFALEDLRANVGVLFQDFARYALTVTDNVGFGNLKEHHNQERIRQAVTDAGAIEIVRDLANGYATTLGKIFTGGTELSGGQWQKIGLSRAFMTSAQILILDEPTAAVDAIAEHDLFQRFRQLTQGKMTFLVSHRFSTVRMADRIVVLDKGEIVEVGSHTELIAKQGIYERMFRLQAASYQEERNDSYK; from the coding sequence ATGACCCGCTCGCGATCTAGTGGCAGGGTGGGTATTAGAGCAGTAATCGCTAATCTGCCGCGCCTGCTCCAGTTAGTTTGGGCGGCATCGCCACGATGGTTAGTGCTTAGCTTGACGCTGACACTAGTGGATGCGGTTATGCCTGCCGTCCAGCTCTATGTAACTAAATTAATTGTCGATCGCGTAGTAATTTATATTGGATTAAATACCGGATCGAATGCTACAAGTAGCTTGGATTGGTCTTCACTGGTGAGTTTGGTGGGACTCGCCTTTATACTGAGATTATGGCAAGATACCCTTCAGCAGGTAAATAGCTATGCCACTCAGGTCTTAAGCGATCGCTTTGCACTCTATGCGAACGGCGTTCTACTGCGACAGGCGATGCGCTTAGATCTAGCTCATTATGAATTGCCGGAGTTCTACGACATTCTCAGCCGCGCTCAACAAAGCGGCAGTAATTATCCCTTGCGAGTTCTCAATACATTGACCAATCTGATCGGACAATGTGCGGGATTTATAGGGTTGCTTGCGCTATTGCTGCGATTTAGTCCCCTCGTGATGCTGCTGCTATTTCTGAGTGCGATTCCAACATTTTGGGTGGGAGTAGATTTTTCCAGTCGGCGCTTTTGGATGCTGCGTCACCAAACACCAAGCAAGCGACTGGCCGATTACTTTGGAGACGTGCTAACGGAGCAGGAATATGCCAAGGAAGTGCGACAATTTAACTTAGGCGATTATTTGGTCAAACAGTACGAGGAAATTCGCGATCGCTTTAACCAGGAGTCGCGATCGCTGGCAGGTAAGCAAGGGCAAGCCAAATTGGCGATTGGTGTTCTGGCTAGCTCTGGGTTTTACGGTGCCTATGGCCTGGTAATCTATCAAGCAGTACGCGGTGCGATCACGGTGGGAGATTTAACCATGTATGCTGGCGCGTTTCAGCAAGCCCAGACAACTTTGCAGGGCATTTTAACCAACATCGCTCTCATCTACGAATACAATCTCTATGTATCTCAGTATTTTGAATTTCTCAACTTGCAACCGCAGGTAGTGGAATGCCCTTCTCCTCAAGCTTTTCCCACACCTATCCGTCGTGGCTTAGCGATCGAGGATGTCAGCTTCACTTATCCAGGGGCGAGCGAACCGACACTCAGGCATATCAATTTGACGGTCAAACCCAACGAGTGTATTGCCCTGGTAGGAGCAAACGGTTCTGGGAAGACTACGTTATTGAAGTTATTAGCGCGGTTTTACGATATCGATGCTGGCAAGATCGCGATCGATGGGATTCCCTTATCGGAATTTGCGTTAGAAGACTTACGCGCAAACGTGGGCGTGTTATTTCAGGATTTCGCCCGTTACGCCCTTACAGTCACCGATAACGTGGGGTTTGGCAATCTCAAAGAGCATCACAACCAGGAGCGCATTCGCCAAGCAGTTACGGATGCAGGGGCAATCGAGATAGTGCGGGATTTAGCGAATGGTTATGCCACCACCCTGGGCAAAATCTTTACGGGTGGGACGGAGTTATCCGGCGGTCAATGGCAAAAGATTGGTTTATCCAGAGCATTTATGACATCAGCCCAGATTCTGATTTTGGATGAACCGACAGCAGCCGTCGATGCGATCGCCGAGCACGATCTCTTCCAGCGCTTCCGTCAATTGACTCAGGGCAAAATGACCTTCCTTGTCAGTCACCGCTTCTCCACCGTCCGCATGGCAGATCGGATCGTAGTTTTAGATAAGGGAGAGATTGTCGAAGTAGGCAGTCATACCGAACTAATTGCTAAGCAAGGGATATACGAGCGCATGTTTCGCCTGCAAGCGGCCAGTTACCAGGAAGAACGCAACGATTCATACAAATGA